DNA sequence from the Pseudomonadota bacterium genome:
CGGCGTCGGCAGGTTGGGCGCCGCGTTCCTCGTGTCCGACACGGATTCCGGCGGCGACGCGGTGCTGAAGCTCGCGCACGCGGGCCTCGTTGGCAACGAGGAGATCGGGCGGCGGTTCCTCCACGGCATGCGCGCCCTCAAGAAGATCGATCACGCCGGCATGGTGCGCGTGCTCGACGCGAACTGCGAGGCGGACAAGTACTACGTCGTCACCGAGCTCGTCGAGGGCGTCCCGCTGCGCGACCTCATGGACAAGCGGAGGAGCCAGAACAAGGGGTTCACGGTCGCCGAGATCCTCCCCATCGTGAGGCAGATCGCGGCGTTCTTCGACGAGAGCGGCGTCGCCGAGCACGGAGCGCTCTCGCCCGAGAACATCTGGATCAAACCCGACGGGCTCAAGATCCTCGACGTCGGCTGGGCGCGGAGCCTGCCGCTCGCGGCGGTGGGGCACAGGCTCGCGGCGAAGAGCCGGGTGCGCGGGTACGTCGCGCCGGAGCTGCTGCGGGGAAGGGCGCTCTCGGCGCGGGCCGATGTCTACTCCGTCGGTGTGCTGATAGGCGAGATGATCACGCAGCTAGCGTTCGACGGCAGGCCGGAGGTGTTCGCGTCGGCAGTGACGGGCCTCCCGTCCGGCGCCGACGCCGTGCTCCGGCACGCGCTCGACGCGGATCCCGAGGAGCGTTACGCGACGGTGTCCGAGCTCGTCGACGTGCTGCGGGCGCTGGGCGAGTCCGGACCGCACGCCGCGCCGCCGCGACGCGAGAGCGGGGCCCAGACCGCCCCCGCGCCGCGCCCGCCTGCCCGCCCGTCGGCGCCGCCGCCCAGGCCGCGCCGCGCGGCGGAGCTCGGCATCGGCGAGCCGCAGACCGAGAGCACGGTCCAGGTCTCCATGGAGGATGTGATCCGCGACCACGTCCACGGGGAGCCGGAGCGGAAGATCCCCTGGGCCCGAATCGCGCCCATCCAGGAAGACGACCCCGATCACACACCGGTCCCGGGGCGCATGCTCATCACCCCGAAGCGGCCCGCCCGCAGGGATTCGCTGCCGCCGCAACCGCCGCCGCAGTCCGCGCGCGTCGCGCCGCCGCCCAAGGGAGCGCGCGCCGACGCGCCGCTCCCGCAGGACGAGGACGGGGAGACCTCCGTGAAGAAAGCCCCCGTCGCGAGGGGCGGCCGCCAGGAGCGGGTCCGTCGGGAGGTGACCCAGGAGATCGACCTCGACGCGCTCAGCGAAGGCGCCGAGGAGACCGTCGAGGGGACGCAGGAGATCGATATCGGGATGATCGAGGGGCAGATCGCGCGGAACGCGGTGGACGCGGCGACCAAGCTCGAGGCGCAGGCCGAGGACGCCCTCCGCTCGTCGACCGAGGAGCTCATCCGCCGAGCCGGGAGGCTCGACGGCGTCGATCCGCGGTTCGTCCGCGCGGCGCACACTCTCGAATCGGAGAAGCGCGGTGCGAGGTCGGCGAAGGCCGCGGAGGTGCTCAAGCAGAGGACGGAGCGACTCGACGACATCGATCCGCGGCTCCTGCGCGCGGCGGCGCGGCTCGAGGAGGCCAAGGTCCACGACGTGCCGGAGCCGGAGAAGCCGGAGGTCGTGGACGGAAACGAGGACGAAGACTGGAGGGAGCGGATCTCGCAGACGAATGAGGACTCGGTGATCTCCTTCCTCGCGTCGCCGGTCGTCCAGCCCACCGAGGAGGTGCGCGGGTTCCCGATGACGCAGCAGCGCCGTCAGCAGAACCGGCCTCCCGCGAAGCCGAAGCCGCAGCCCTCGGCGCCGGTCGCGCCCCCGCCGCGCGGAAGACGCAGGAAGAATCCGCCGCTCGCGCGGGCCCTCTACGACGAGACCGGCGAGACCGACGACCAGTCGCAGCCCACGATGCTCGTGCACCCCGCCTACATGCCGCAGACCGCGCACCGTGCGGCGATCGATCGACGGCTCCTCTACCTCGAGCTCGCGCTGCCGGTGATCGCGGGGCTGTTCTTCGCGGGGATGCTGATCCTGCTGGGGGTGGCCGCCGCGATGCGGTGAGGCCGTCTTAGAGCGCGCGGGAGATCAGCTCCTCGAGCTTCGGCCGTGGCTGGGCGCCGAGCAGCGAACCGGACGGGGCGCCGTTCTTGAACATGATGATGGTCGGCACCGAGCGCACGCCGAAGCGGTTGGCGGCGTTCGGAGCGTTCTGGATGTCGACGTAGCAGAACTTCACGCGGCCCGCGTACGCGCCGACCATGCCGTCGAGCGTCGCGCCGAGGGCCTTGCAGGGGCCGCACCAGGTCGCGCCGAAATCCACCAGCACCGGGACGTTCGAGTGCTCGACCTCGGAGGAGAAGTTCGCGTCGTTCAGGCTGATGAGCTTGTCGGCCATGGTGCACCTCTCGGAGTGGTTCGCTTGAGCGCGTCGCAGCGACTCTAGAGCCGGCGCCGCCCCGTTGTCAACGCGCGCAAAGGCCGTCACGGCTCATTCGCAGCGGCGCCAGATGTCGTCCGAATGGCACTTGACACACGCGCGCTGGTTCTTCCGCGCGAGCGGCTTGCACCTGCGGGAGAACCCCGCCGGGTGCGGGTTGATCGAGGCGTGGCACGACACGCAGGAGCTCTCGCTGTGGCAGGACGCGCACGCCTCGATGTCGTAGCGCGCGCGGCGGCAGATCTGCTCGGGGGGCGCCCCGCGGTGGAAGCTCCCCGCGCTCTCGGGCCTGGCGTTCGACGGCGAGTCGGGGGCCACGCCCGCGCGGCGGTGGCAGCCGATGCAGAACGACTGGCTCCTGTGGCACGCGCGGCACCGCGGGTTGTCCATGCGCGTCGAGACGCCGTGCGCGGAGCGCCAGTCGCCGGGGTGGACGTCGCGCGGCCGGATCTTCCCGCCGTGGCATCGGCGGCACCAGCTCTCCTGGTGGCACTGCGCGCAGAGCTCCGAGTCCGCGCCGGCGACGGCCGGGTGGCTCCCGCGCCAGTCGGCGCGGTGCGTCGCGCCCGCGAGCCAGTCCGGCGGCGTGAGCAGCTCGCCTCCGATCTCGGTGATCATCCGGCCGTCGGGGTGCGCGAGGTGGCACGTCCTGCACTCCGCGAGCGCGCGCCCCCGCTTCTCGTGGCAAAAGAAGCATTTCCGCATGCCGACGACGTCGCGTCCCTCGTCCGCGCGGCGGCCGGCGGCGGCCGCCGGGTGGCAGTCCGAGCAAGCCGTCTTCGCATGGGCGCGGTGAGAGAACCTGACGTTCGGCCGGGGAGCAGCGCCGGGGAGCGGCGCGCCGTCCGCGCCGAACGCCGTGTGACAGCGGCGGCACGCGTCCGTCACCACCATTCCGGGTGTCGCGCCCGCGGCCGCCTCGTGGCAAGGCGCGCACTCCGCCATGGCCGGCGCGAGCCGATCCGAGGCCCAGCCCGAGATCGCGGCCTTCGGGTGGCACGCGGCGCAGCCCGGCTTCCCCGGCGGGTGCGCGGCGTGCGCGTCGCGGACGGCGGGGACGCTCGAGGGCAGGAGGGTGGGAGAGATCGCCTGCCGGGCGCCCCTCGCCGCGCCGAGCGCGATCGCGGCGGCGGCGATCAGGAGGACATATGTCCGCGCGTTCGCCATCATCGCCACAGATCCAGTTGCAGCAGGCCGAGCGCCACGAATCGCGGCGCCGAGCCCCCGCCGTAGTAGTTCTCGAGCTCCGCTGCGACGTGCGCCCCCTCGAGCAGCCGGACGCGCACCGACGCCATGTAGCCGACGACGTCCCCGGACAGCCGCGGGGAGTAACCGTCGTCGATGTGCCAGTAGGTCCCGCGCGCCGCGAGCCAGATGCGGTTGTCGAGGAAGCCGTGCCCGCCGCCGAGCTCGACGCCGACGCGGTCCTCGCCCCACTCCCGCGTGCCCGTGACGCGCGCCGAGGCGTTGCGGCGAGAGGTCCTGTGCGCCGCTCCGAAGCCGCCGCCGGCGCCGGCGAGCAGCTCGTCCGTCGCCTCTCCGCTCAAGCCGGCCGACCCGTCCGCGAGCCGCGCGAACCCCCACGCGGCGAACGAGACCGTCTTCGCGACGTCGACGTTCATGCGGCCGCCCACGTCCCTCCGCGGCGCCAAGTCGAAGACGTTGAAAATCGAGTCCGCCTCGAAGATCGGCCGGTAGAGGTGGTACTCCGCGGTCAAGGCGAGCAGCTCGACCGGCGCGATCCTGAGCTCCGCGTCCGCCTCGCTCACCGCCGTCCCCTCCGCCGCCGCGGCGCCGAGGTCGTCCTGCCTGTCCAGGAGCGGGCTCCACACGGCGCGGACGTGCGCCCGCAGGGGCCCCTGACCCGCGTCGATGCGCCCACCCAACCGCTGATCGGCGACCTCCTGCGACAGGCCGACGACCCGGACCGCCGCGGCCGCATCGAGCCAGCGGCGAGGGGAGAAGCCGATCTCGGTTCCGAACATCGGGCGGGGTTCGGGATCGATCCGCGACGGGTACCTGTCCGACTCGAGGCCGCGCCGGCCTCCGCTGTCCACCCCGTCGAGCTCGAGCTCGTCATAGCCGAGCAGGTTGCCGCCGCGCACCTCGTACCCGAGGTAGGGCGAGACCGAGATCCCGGCCGGGAGGTGCAGCGTCGCCTCGAGACCGTCGAACGCGGCGTACCCGATCGTGTCGAGCCGGATCTGGCGCCCGCCGCGCGCGTCGAGCGCGCCGTCCCACACGCCTACGACCGAGACGTACGCGATCACCGCGTCCATCTGGAGCGGTCGTGTGCCCGGCGAGTAGCTCTCGGGGATGTCCGGGTTGCTCTCGTTGTTCGTGACGGCGAAGTCGGTGTCGAGCCGCAGCTCGAGCGCCAGCGAGAGGCGCGGTCCGCGGTAGTACGGATCGGACGAGCCCGGCAGGAGATCCCAGACGGACAGGCGGAGATCCTCGATGAAGCGGCGGCGCGAGATCATCGATCCGTCGGCTGCGGGGATCGAGTAGCCCTCGGCGGACAGCGTCGACGAGATCTCCTGGGTTGCGCCGCCCGCAGCCCCCGCCGCGAGGAGCGGCAGGGCGACGAGGCAGGCCGCGAGCTGAACTAGCCGAGGTCGCACACCCGTGTGCCCCCGAATTCCTTGACGAGAAGGTCGTCGAACTCGTCCGCCAAGTGACCGATCGCGGCGAGCAGATCCTCGACCTCCGCGCGATCGAGATCGGCGACGCTTCGTTCCGCGACGAGCGCGACGATGTCGTCCCTGAACAGCCCGAACGCGATTCCCGGGAGCTCCGTCGCGTTCAGGCGGAGGAGCTTGATCGCGGCGGGCGCCGCGAGCCCGCCGTGCATCTTGACGAGCGGGGAGACCACGCGGAGCCTCGGCGCGCGCCCGGCCGGGCCCGGGCTGATCGCGATCAGGACGTCCGCCGAGCCGCGCGACACCTGCCAGCTCGCGACCCCCTCGGCCGCCTGCGTCCTGTTCTTGTCCGGATCGAGCCCGAGGCTCTTCAGGACGGATTCGATGAGTCGAGCCGCCTTGCCGACGGCGCCGTCGAGTTTCTGTCCCATCCCGCTTCCCCTGTCCAGAACCCGCGCGACGTGCGGATTCGCCGCGCCGTGGAAAATCATGCTCGCCCACGCCCGGTGCCTTGTCAATCGGTGTTCGTGTCCCGGCTTGACAGTGCGGCGCCTCTGTTTGTACTCTTTCAAAACTGTTGCTCCGACCGTAGCGGTGTCGGCCTGCATTCTGGAGGACCAAGTTGAGCGACGAGCTGAAGAAACCATCGGGCGGCCTCCCCGTGGGGAAGGCCTTGGAACCCAAGATCTCGAAGCCGCCGGGACCGCTGCCGGGCGCGATGAAGCCGGGCGGCGCGCCGCTGCCGGGCGCCAAGCGGATGGGCGCGGCGTTGCCGGGCCTCGGGGCGAAGAGGCAGGCCGCGACGCCTTTCATGAAGCCGGTCGAGAAGCCCGTCGCGCCGAAGGTGTCGGTGGAGCAGATCCGCCGGGACCCCTTCGCGACGTCGACGGCCTCGGCGCCGATCGAGACCTACGGCGGGGCCGGGGCGATGGTCGTGCCCGGGGCGGACGAGCGGATCGGCGCCGCGGCCGCCAAGTCGAAGATGTCGACGCGCCAGAAGGCCATCTCGCTCGGGGTCGCCCTCGGCCTCCTCATCATCGGCTTCGGGGTCGGTTCCGTGGTCGCCGGGCGCGTCGAGGACGCGATCATGATTCGCGACGCGCGCATCATCCAGATCGAGGTCAACAAGCTCAACGCGCTGTTCGCGGAGGTGGACGGCGCCCTGACCAAAGCGTACCAGGACGCCAAGGCGAACAAGTTCGACAAGGGCTACCTCAAGATCCTTGCCGAGAAGCTCCAGGGAAACCCTTTCAACCCGAGCCTCTTTACGGATAGAAACTACAAGAACTTCGACCCCGCGACCGTCGAGGCGTTGCACACGTATTATGATCAATGGACCGTGCTCTACACCGAGCTCGGGAAGCATTTCCGCGCGACGGACAACGACGACCCGCAGCTCTCGGCAACCGGCGAGGAGTTCACGAAGCTGCTCGAGCCGAGGTACGGCGTTGTTTTCACGCGCGACGAGGAGGGCAACGGCGCGTTGATCGGCAACCTCGTCGTGCTCGGCAAGTCCGAGGAGAAGGACGGCAAGATCGCGACGCAGATCCAGTACGAGGTCGGCACCTACGGCGACTCGCGCACTTTCTACAACGGCCCGGCCGGCGACTCTGAGTTCAGCAAGAACGCCGAGGGGTACGTCATCGCGGTGGAGCCGCAGGCGGAGGGCGGGCTGCTCAAGGACGCGACGCAACCGCACTTCGCGCAGTACACCGAGCGGCTCAAGGAGCTGACGGACATCCTGGCGCGGATGCGAGAGGCGCAGTCGACGGTGAAGGCCGCCATCGACAAGATCGCCGCCGAGAGCCCGCCGTCGCTGCTGACCGGCATGAGCGTCGACGACGACGTCGAGGAGTACAAGGTCGGCGCCGCCAAGGCGGCGGCCGGCATCTCCGAGGAAGCGCCCGCCGAAGGAGAGAAGCCCGCCGAGTGATCGCCGCCCCGCGTTGCCCCCGCCCGGGGATCGTCAAGGCACGAAGAACCGGCTCGACCGCTCAGGAGCAGAGGCTGACGAGCCCCTCGAGGCGGCGGTGGACGAACTTCTCGCCCGGGCTGAAGGAGGTCGCCTTGGTGGCGAGGAACGCGAGGTAACGGGACATCTCCGGGCAGGAGCGGTACCCGACCTTGCGGACGAGACCGTACAGCGCCTCGATCGTCTCGCGCGGCATCAGCTTGCCGCGGGCGTGGTGGAAAGCGAACAGGTTGCTGACGTGCTTCGGGTTGCGGGTCGCCTCGGCGATCGCGATGGTGCTGCGTGTCACGTCCTCGATCTCGCGTTCTTCCATCTTGTCGCCGCGCTGCTCGCGCTTGATCGCGGACTCCATGAGGTTGGCGAGGAGCTTCTCGGCCTCCTCGAAGCGCTCCATGCTGATCGCCTTCTGGAGGAGCGCCGCCACCATGAACTGCGGCTGCTGCGTCTTGTGGAGGTCGCTCTTTCGGCGTGGCGACTGGATCGGATCGACGCGGAACGTGGCCTTCGGGTCGCCGCCCGTGGACGAGCGCGGCGCGCCGCACTGCGGGCAGTTCATCTCGTTGTTCGCGATCCACGAACCGCACGCGGCGCACGTCACGAGGCCGAGCGTGCGATCCGCGTTCGCGACCTTGCCGAGGGCGACGACGCGGATGCTCTGGTGGCCGATCGTGATGCGGTCGCCGTCGAACAGCTGCACGCGACCCGAGATGCGGTTGCCGTTCACGATGCAGCCGTTCCGGCTCCCGCGATCCTCGAGAAACAGCAACTCGTTCTCGTTCACGATGGTCGCGTGGACCCGGGAGACGCTCGGATCGTCGAGGATCAGGTTGCACTCGTTGGAGCGGCCGATGTCGAAGGTCCCCTCCGGCGCCTCGATGTTCGAGCTCTGGTAGATCAGGCGGTACTTCTTCATCGGACAAAGACTCCCGAAAGCGTCAGCCTCTCACGAGGGACCGCAGCCTGTCGACGACGGCGCCCTCCCGATGGCCGCTCTTCTCGAGGGCGCCGAGATACCCCGCGAGGTCGTCGGTCATGTTGTACCAGCCTCGAGCGGATTCGAGAAGCAGGTCGAGCACCGCGTCGGTCGCGGGTTCCGCCGCGCGCGTGTAGGCGGCGACGATCCATCGGAGCCGGTCGGCCTCCCGCAGCTCCACGGCCAGCCGCGCGTTGGTGGGCACGATCTCGGCGAGCAGGGCGATGTCGTGCACCCCGCGGGCGGCCTTGAGGTCGTACTCCTCGATCTTCCCCGCGAGGAGCCGCGAGGCGTGGTCGAAACGCCGCGCGCGGATCGCCTTTTCGATCACGGTGCTCACCATGCCGGAGGTCCAGCCCGACGAGCTGCCGCCCATGTGCAGCGTGATCGTGTCCTCGCCCGGCTCGAACGTCGCCCCGCAGCGGGTGCAGAACGTGCTCGCCGTGTCGCAGAGCGTGCGGCAGCGCGGGCAGCTCTTCGTGTCGCGCGGGAGCTGTCCGCTGCAGTGCGGGCACACGGGCGCCCCCGACATGATCGTGGCGCGGCATGACGGGCACGCGATGAGGGCGCCGGTCACCCGGAGCTGCTGCGACGGGAGCCTGCGCTCCTCCAGGAAGACGATCTCGTGGCTCCCGATGCGGATACGGTCGTTGTGCTGGAGGGGGTGATCGTCGAACAGCGGCTCGCCGTTCACGAGCGTGCCGTTGCGGGAGCCGAGATCCGAGATCGCGGCGCGATCCCTTCCGACGGAGATCCGGGCGTGGTGCCTGGAGACGAGCGGATCCTCGAGCGTCAGGTTGCAGGACGGAGATCTGCCGACGAGAAACGCTCCCTCGGCGAGATCGATCTCTTGAAACATGAACCGCAGCCGGCGCTTCACCTTCGTGTCCACGAGCGGTTCCTTCCTCGCACCATTGCGACTGTACAACATTTTCCAGATTTACAGGAGGCGGTACCGGCGCGGGCGGTCGGGCGAGCTAGAAGAGATCGTCGACGCTGCTGTCCGAGGGCTTGCTCTCCTTGGGCGCGGGCGCGGCGGTGCCCGAGTCCTCGGGCTTGGGCGCCTCGGCGTCCTTCTTCTTCTTGGAGCCGGACGTCACGGAGTGCGTGGAGTCGAGCGAGCTCGAACCGTCCCCGACCTTCTGCCCGGTGTAGTTGTCGATCACCGACGCCTCGCCGTCCTTGAGCTTGTCGCCCGACGCCGCGGTGACCTGATCGACCATGTCGGAAACCTGGTCGGTGACGATGCCCTTGTCGCGATCCGCGTTCGGGCGCAGCTTCGCGATGTGCGTCGCGGTCACGGCGCACGAGAAGCGGAGCCCGTACGCGCCGAAGAACGACGAGCGGTCGAGGATGTCCGCGTAGGTTTCGTCGTTGCGCCAGCTGACGCGGTCGAGGTTCCCCTTGGCGTCGAAGAACTCGCGGCCCGACACCCCGAAGCGGCCCTCGATCGTCGCGAGGAAGTCCATGAAGGTGATGTCCGCCTTGAAGGAGTCCTTCCGGAACGCGCGCAGCCGCTTCCAGAACCGGTTCTGGATGAAGAACAGGTACTCGACGTACTTGCCGGCGTCCCACACGAACATCGACTCGCTGTTGTTGTGCGTGAACTCGTCGGCGATCATGTGGCTCTCGAAGCCGGTCGTCTGGCCCGTGAACTCGATGTAGCTCTTGTGCATCCGCGAGACGTCGCGCAGGAGCTTCGTGCGGACGCCGTCCTCGGCCAGCGCGTCGCCCGCCGCGGTCTTGAGCTCCTCGGCGTACGAATCGCGGATCCGCTGCTCGAAGAGCGACATCACCTTCTTGGTGGACATGCCCCACTGGAGGCCTTCCATCTGCTCCGCGATCCCCTCGGAGAACGGGACGTAGCCGGCCGGCGGCTCAACGATCGCGCCCTTCTTGCCCTTCTTCTTCGCGGAAGGGGGCGGGATGACCGCCGGCGCCTTGCCGAACTCCGCGCCCGGGATGACGAGCTGTTCGTCGTCGGCGGAGAGCGCCCCGCCGAGAGATCCGCCGCCGCCCCCGCCGCCTCCTATCTGCGGCGCCTCGAACGGCTTCGCGGTGGTCTGCCCGGGCTCCTCACCCGTCATGATCTTCGCCTTGCCGGACTTGCCCCCGCACCCGGCCGCGAGCGCGACCGCCGCGATCAGTACCGCAACAAGGAGACCGGTGTTGGAATTCGTCTTCATCGCGCCCTCCTGTCTGACGCACGCGTTATTCGTATCGACCTGAAAACTCGCCGCATCTTATCATCTGGCCCGCCGCAGCCAAGCGATCTTTGTCACGCTGTCTTGGCGGCCTTGCGCGCGGCGATCTCGGCTGGCTTGAGGATGCGCGCCATCTTCACGGCCTGCGACTCCGTCGCGTAGAACGTGTCCCAGGCGTACTGGTACATCTCCTGGAGCTCGTCCGGCGTCATCAGCGCGGGTCGCATGACCACCTCGCCCGCGGTGTAGCGCCGCCAGTCGTGGTGCAGGATGCGGCCCTGCGCCTCCAGGTCCTGGAAGGTCCTGGTGTGCGGGAACGGCGTGAGCACAGTGAACTCGGCGAGATCGAGCTCGATCTCCAGGAGGAAGTCGACGAGCCGCTTGATGGAGTCCTCGTCGTGATCGTCCAGCCCGAGCAGCACCGTGCCCTCGACGAAGATGCCGTGCTCCTTGAGCCGCCGGACGCGGTTCCGGATGAAGTCAGAGGTGTCGAAGACGGCCTGGTACACCCACCAGGCGCCGGCGTCGGCCGCGGCGCGCAGCACCTCGTCGTCGTCCTCGATCGGGTGCGAGATCAGGAACCGGCCGAGCGGCTTGAGCGCGCGGAAGAGCTCGAGCTCCCACTCCTTGTCCTGGGCGAGCGAGTTGTCGACGAGGAACAGCTTGTGGTTCGGGATCGACGCCACCTCCTCGACGACGCGCTCGATCGGGCGCGGCCGGAAGCGGCGGCCGCCGAGGTACTCGACGCAGCACGGGTAGCAGGAGAACCGGCAGCCCCGCGACGCGTGGACGAGATCGGGCATCTGCACGCCGCGGTAGTTGTAGCGGGGGCGATCCAGGAGATCGCGGCGCGCCGTGCCGACCGACTCGACCGGCGCCGGGTCGGCGAGGTAGCCGTAGACCTTTTGCAGCGCTCCGCGCGCGAGATCGTCGAGCACCGCCGGGAACCTCCCCTCGGCCTCCCCGACGAACACCGCGTCTGCGTGCAACGCGGCCTCGTCCGCGTGCAGCGACGTCCCGATGCCGCCGCAGATGACCTTGATCCCGCGGGCGCGGAACCGGTCCGCGATCTCGTATCCGCGCGGCGTCTGGCACGAGAGCATCATGGAGATGCAGACCAGATCGGCGTCCTCCTCGAAGTCGATCTCCTGGACGTTCTCGTCGGTGAACGCGACCGCGTGCTCCGCGGGGATCGTCGCCGCGAAGACGACCGGGCCGTGGGGCGGGAGGTGGAACTCGCGCTGGTTCGCCAGCTTGGGCCACTTGGGGTAGATCAGTCGAATGCGCATGGGTGCTTATATAGTCCGGCCGCGGGGTGGCCGCAACTCGAGTCAGAGGGGCGGAACGGCGCGGCTCGGGATCGACGTCGGCTCGATGTACGTCCACGCCTACGCAGTCGCGGCCGACGGGAGGGAGCGCGGCTTCTCGAGCCCCATCCGCGGCCGGGCGCTCGACGTGCTCGCGCGGCTCCTGCGGGAGGAGGTCGTCCCGTTCCTCGGCGCGGGCGAGGCGAGGGTGGCGCTCACGGGCCAGGGGGCGTCGCTCGTAGCGGACCGCCGTTGCGGCTTCGTCGTGAACGAGATCCTGGCGGCGGCCCGCGGCGCGAGAAGCCTCTTCGCGGACGCGCGGACGATCGTCGATCTCGGCGGGCAGCTCTCGAAATGGGTCCTGCTCGACGGCGACGGCGCGGTCGCGGACTTCGCGACCAACGGGCTGTGCGCGGCGGGAGCGGGCGCGTTCCTCGAGCAGCAGGCGGGCCGGCTCCGCCTCGACATCGACGAGTTCAGCCGGATCGCCGCGACCGCGGAGCGCGCCGCGACCGTGGCGGGACGGTGCTCGGTCTTCGCGAAGTCCGACATGATCCACCTGCAGCAGCGCGGGACGCCCGTCCCGGAGATCGCGCTCGGGGTGTGCGCCGCGTTGGCGCGGATGTTCGTGGCGACCGTGCTCGAGGGACGCACCCTCGAGGCGCCGGTCGTGCTGATCGGCGGCGGGGCCAGGAACGCCGGGTTGCGGCGGGCGCTCGCGGAGGTGTCCGGGCTCGGCGCGGGCGCGTTCCTCCTTCCGTCCGACCCGTCGATCGTCGGGGCGTTGGGCGCGACGATCCTCGCGGCGGACGCGGCGGCCACCCCGCTCTCGAGGCTCACGCAGGCGAGCGCCGACGCCGCTGTCCGGCCGGCAGGGCACGCGCATGCCACGCTCCCGCGGCTCGCCCCTCCTTTGCCGCGTGCGGAGCCTCCATTCGCGCGGTCAGGCGCCGCCAGCGTCGAGGCGTACCTCGGGGTCGACGTCGGATCGGTGTCGACGAACCTCGTGCTGCTCTCCCCGGACGACGCGCTGCTCGCCGGGCTGTACCTGCGGACGCGCGGCACCCCGGTCGAGGCGATCGCGGAGGGGCTCGCGGCACTGCGGGCGGACTTCGGGGAAAGGCTCGACATCCTCGGCGTCGGGACCACCGGCTCGGGCCGCCACCTCGCGGCGCGCCTCCTCGGCGCCGACGTCGTGCGCAACGAAATCACGGCGCAGATGGTGTCGACCCACCACTACATGCCCGACGCCGACACGGTGTTCGAGATCGGCGGACAGGACTCCAAGTTCATCCGGCTGCGGCGCGGCCTGCTCGCGGAGTTCGAGATGAACAAGATCTGCGCGGCCGGTACCGGGTCGTTCCTCGAGGAGCAAGCCGAGGGGCTCGGGATCTCGATCTTCGACGAGTTCGCGGCGCTCGCCTTTGCGGCCGGTGCGCCCCTGGATCTGGGGAGCAAGTGCACGGTGTTCATCGAGACCGAGCTGCGGCGCGCGGCGAGCGAGGGCGCGCGGCTCGAGGACATCTGCGCCGGGCTCGCGTACGCCGTGGCGCGCAACTACCTCGAGAAGGTGGTCGCGGGCCGCGAGATCGGCGCGAGCGTGGCGTTCCAGGGCGGCACGGCGTCCAACGCGGCGGTCGTCGCGGCTTTCGGAGAGCTGCTCGGCGCGCCTGTCGCCATCCACCCGCACAACCGCGTATCGGGAGCGATCGGCGCGGCGCTGATCGCCAAGCGGGAGCGGGCGCGGACCGGCTACGCCTCGCGGTTCGCGGGGCTCGACGCGTGCGCTGCTATCGCGCCGCGCGTCTTCGAGTGCAAGGGCTGCGAGAACCGCTGCCAGGTCACGCGCTTCGAGGTGCGCGGTGCGAAGGTCCACTTCGGCGACATTTGCGAGCGCTACGCCGGCAAGGACGCAGTTCACGACGTCGCCGCGCGCCCGTTCCCGGAGCTGTTCACGGTGCGCGAGCGCCTGTTCGAGAGGGCGGTCG
Encoded proteins:
- a CDS encoding serine/threonine protein kinase, which encodes MSRGPCSPAELEDGRIVDCILCGTQFEAHDGPCTQCGWNADALCGEKSLRAGELVRGRYEISSCLGVGRLGAAFLVSDTDSGGDAVLKLAHAGLVGNEEIGRRFLHGMRALKKIDHAGMVRVLDANCEADKYYVVTELVEGVPLRDLMDKRRSQNKGFTVAEILPIVRQIAAFFDESGVAEHGALSPENIWIKPDGLKILDVGWARSLPLAAVGHRLAAKSRVRGYVAPELLRGRALSARADVYSVGVLIGEMITQLAFDGRPEVFASAVTGLPSGADAVLRHALDADPEERYATVSELVDVLRALGESGPHAAPPRRESGAQTAPAPRPPARPSAPPPRPRRAAELGIGEPQTESTVQVSMEDVIRDHVHGEPERKIPWARIAPIQEDDPDHTPVPGRMLITPKRPARRDSLPPQPPPQSARVAPPPKGARADAPLPQDEDGETSVKKAPVARGGRQERVRREVTQEIDLDALSEGAEETVEGTQEIDIGMIEGQIARNAVDAATKLEAQAEDALRSSTEELIRRAGRLDGVDPRFVRAAHTLESEKRGARSAKAAEVLKQRTERLDDIDPRLLRAAARLEEAKVHDVPEPEKPEVVDGNEDEDWRERISQTNEDSVISFLASPVVQPTEEVRGFPMTQQRRQQNRPPAKPKPQPSAPVAPPPRGRRRKNPPLARALYDETGETDDQSQPTMLVHPAYMPQTAHRAAIDRRLLYLELALPVIAGLFFAGMLILLGVAAAMR
- a CDS encoding thioredoxin domain-containing protein, with product MADKLISLNDANFSSEVEHSNVPVLVDFGATWCGPCKALGATLDGMVGAYAGRVKFCYVDIQNAPNAANRFGVRSVPTIIMFKNGAPSGSLLGAQPRPKLEELISRAL
- a CDS encoding YbjN domain-containing protein is translated as MGQKLDGAVGKAARLIESVLKSLGLDPDKNRTQAAEGVASWQVSRGSADVLIAISPGPAGRAPRLRVVSPLVKMHGGLAAPAAIKLLRLNATELPGIAFGLFRDDIVALVAERSVADLDRAEVEDLLAAIGHLADEFDDLLVKEFGGTRVCDLG
- a CDS encoding FHA domain-containing protein, which encodes MKKYRLIYQSSNIEAPEGTFDIGRSNECNLILDDPSVSRVHATIVNENELLFLEDRGSRNGCIVNGNRISGRVQLFDGDRITIGHQSIRVVALGKVANADRTLGLVTCAACGSWIANNEMNCPQCGAPRSSTGGDPKATFRVDPIQSPRRKSDLHKTQQPQFMVAALLQKAISMERFEEAEKLLANLMESAIKREQRGDKMEEREIEDVTRSTIAIAEATRNPKHVSNLFAFHHARGKLMPRETIEALYGLVRKVGYRSCPEMSRYLAFLATKATSFSPGEKFVHRRLEGLVSLCS
- a CDS encoding FHA domain-containing protein, with the protein product MDTKVKRRLRFMFQEIDLAEGAFLVGRSPSCNLTLEDPLVSRHHARISVGRDRAAISDLGSRNGTLVNGEPLFDDHPLQHNDRIRIGSHEIVFLEERRLPSQQLRVTGALIACPSCRATIMSGAPVCPHCSGQLPRDTKSCPRCRTLCDTASTFCTRCGATFEPGEDTITLHMGGSSSGWTSGMVSTVIEKAIRARRFDHASRLLAGKIEEYDLKAARGVHDIALLAEIVPTNARLAVELREADRLRWIVAAYTRAAEPATDAVLDLLLESARGWYNMTDDLAGYLGALEKSGHREGAVVDRLRSLVRG
- a CDS encoding cobalamin-dependent protein (Presence of a B(12) (cobalamin)-binding domain implies dependence on cobalamin itself, in one of its several forms, or in some unusual lineages, dependence on a cobalamin-like analog.); this translates as MRIRLIYPKWPKLANQREFHLPPHGPVVFAATIPAEHAVAFTDENVQEIDFEEDADLVCISMMLSCQTPRGYEIADRFRARGIKVICGGIGTSLHADEAALHADAVFVGEAEGRFPAVLDDLARGALQKVYGYLADPAPVESVGTARRDLLDRPRYNYRGVQMPDLVHASRGCRFSCYPCCVEYLGGRRFRPRPIERVVEEVASIPNHKLFLVDNSLAQDKEWELELFRALKPLGRFLISHPIEDDDEVLRAAADAGAWWVYQAVFDTSDFIRNRVRRLKEHGIFVEGTVLLGLDDHDEDSIKRLVDFLLEIELDLAEFTVLTPFPHTRTFQDLEAQGRILHHDWRRYTAGEVVMRPALMTPDELQEMYQYAWDTFYATESQAVKMARILKPAEIAARKAAKTA